In Amyelois transitella isolate CPQ chromosome 3, ilAmyTran1.1, whole genome shotgun sequence, a single genomic region encodes these proteins:
- the LOC106129802 gene encoding uncharacterized protein LOC106129802 isoform X1 produces the protein MAEGEEPTGMGEGILVFVLWYIFIAYSYAKVRNRRVSMRQLELLWEFLNSNKDIATGFNRSLQAKEYSARKWQEIAEILNAQGDGALKDGKMWSKYWVDYKAKLKKRNAALHSSRRRTGGGSANEPPLSQIEDKFLSILGVDFGQGMAGIRVDPLTEAHTAVTSEPTSQSILTREGMEEPSLVQLEVFDDGAGPSHEVDRHMDTEQAILEDPFPAVVEGERAEREEPELLAPSSQPSGRRSRSRSRHVLSREDARRLLVQSAQEKTEASVRSSNAMEGVHRSLALIANSLKTIQDDIRDIKSIMSSAFPRAAE, from the exons GGTTAGGAATCGTCGCGTTTCTATGAGGCAGCTTGAACTTTTGTGGGAATTCTTAAATTCTAATAAAGACATTGCGACTGGTTTTAACCGCTCCTTACAGGCGAAAGAATATTCGGCTAGGAAATGGCAAGAAATCGCCGAAATTCTAAACGCACAAGGAGATGGTGCACTCAAAGATGGAAAAATGTGGTCAAag TACTGGGTGGATTACaaggcaaaattaaaaaaaaggaatgccGCTCTACATTCATCCAGACGGCGAACCGGAGGAGGATCAGCTAATGAGCCACCTTTGTCCCAAATAGAGGATAAATTTTTATCCATACTAGGAGTAGATTTTGGTCAAGGTATGGCTGGAATCAGAGTGGATCCATTAACAGAG GCACATACTGCAGTAACATCTGAACCTACATCACAGTCCATTTTGACAAGGGAAGGTATGGAAGAACCTTCACTTGTACAACTCGAGGTGTTTGATGATGGTGCAGGACCTTCGCATGAAGTGGATAGGCATATGGACACTGAGCAAGCCATATTGGAGGATCCCTTTCCTGCGGTAGTTGAGGGGGAGAGAGCAGAGAGAGAAGAGCCAGAATTATTGGCACCATCTTCCCAGCCTAGTGGACGCCGCAGCCGCAGCCGCAGCCGCCATGTTTTATCTCGGGAGGACGCTAGGCGTCTTCTCGTGCAGTCGGCCCAAGAAAAAACAGAGGCCAGTGTGCGTAGCAGTAATGCCATGGAGGGTGTGCACCGAAGCCTGGCACTTATTGCCAATAGTCTAAAAACGATACAAGATGATATACGGGATATAAAAAG cataATGTCTAGCGCCTTTCCCAGAGCCGCTGAATGA
- the LOC106129802 gene encoding uncharacterized protein LOC106129802 isoform X2, whose product MSNSKVRNRRVSMRQLELLWEFLNSNKDIATGFNRSLQAKEYSARKWQEIAEILNAQGDGALKDGKMWSKYWVDYKAKLKKRNAALHSSRRRTGGGSANEPPLSQIEDKFLSILGVDFGQGMAGIRVDPLTEAHTAVTSEPTSQSILTREGMEEPSLVQLEVFDDGAGPSHEVDRHMDTEQAILEDPFPAVVEGERAEREEPELLAPSSQPSGRRSRSRSRHVLSREDARRLLVQSAQEKTEASVRSSNAMEGVHRSLALIANSLKTIQDDIRDIKSIMSSAFPRAAE is encoded by the exons atgtCTAATTCCAA GGTTAGGAATCGTCGCGTTTCTATGAGGCAGCTTGAACTTTTGTGGGAATTCTTAAATTCTAATAAAGACATTGCGACTGGTTTTAACCGCTCCTTACAGGCGAAAGAATATTCGGCTAGGAAATGGCAAGAAATCGCCGAAATTCTAAACGCACAAGGAGATGGTGCACTCAAAGATGGAAAAATGTGGTCAAag TACTGGGTGGATTACaaggcaaaattaaaaaaaaggaatgccGCTCTACATTCATCCAGACGGCGAACCGGAGGAGGATCAGCTAATGAGCCACCTTTGTCCCAAATAGAGGATAAATTTTTATCCATACTAGGAGTAGATTTTGGTCAAGGTATGGCTGGAATCAGAGTGGATCCATTAACAGAG GCACATACTGCAGTAACATCTGAACCTACATCACAGTCCATTTTGACAAGGGAAGGTATGGAAGAACCTTCACTTGTACAACTCGAGGTGTTTGATGATGGTGCAGGACCTTCGCATGAAGTGGATAGGCATATGGACACTGAGCAAGCCATATTGGAGGATCCCTTTCCTGCGGTAGTTGAGGGGGAGAGAGCAGAGAGAGAAGAGCCAGAATTATTGGCACCATCTTCCCAGCCTAGTGGACGCCGCAGCCGCAGCCGCAGCCGCCATGTTTTATCTCGGGAGGACGCTAGGCGTCTTCTCGTGCAGTCGGCCCAAGAAAAAACAGAGGCCAGTGTGCGTAGCAGTAATGCCATGGAGGGTGTGCACCGAAGCCTGGCACTTATTGCCAATAGTCTAAAAACGATACAAGATGATATACGGGATATAAAAAG cataATGTCTAGCGCCTTTCCCAGAGCCGCTGAATGA